In Hirundo rustica isolate bHirRus1 chromosome 2, bHirRus1.pri.v3, whole genome shotgun sequence, one genomic interval encodes:
- the RAB39A gene encoding ras-related protein Rab-39A: MPGVGAIGARCRHRPRRSPRKSPKAEPGQAGAAMDAAIWIYQFRLIVLGDSTVGKSCLLHRFTEGRFPGPLHSDPTVGVDFFSRLVEIEPGKRVKLQLWDTAGQERFRSITRSYYRNSVGGLLVFDITNRRSFEHVKDWLEEAKMHVQPFQIVFLLVGHKCDLVSQREVTREEAEKLSSDCGMKYIETSAKDATNVEESFTILTRDIYELVKNGEISIQDGWEGVKSGFVPNVVHSSEEAVKPRRQCIC, encoded by the exons aTGCCGGGCGTGGGGGCGATCGGGGCGCGGTGCAGGCACCGGCCGcgcaggagccccaggaaaaGCCCCAAGGCGGAGCCGGGCCAGGCCGGGGCCGCCATGGACGCGGCGATCTGGATCTACCAGTTCCGGCTGATCGTGCTGGGAGACTCCACCGTGGGCAAGTCCTGCCTCTTGCACCGCTTCACCGAGGGCCGCTTCCCGGGGCCGCTGCACTCCGACCCCACCGTGGGGGTGGACTTCTTCTCCCGGCTGGTGGAGATCGAGCCCGGCAAGAGGGtcaagctgcagctctgggacacGGCGGGGCAGGAGCGATTCAG ATCAATAACACGCTCTTATTATCGCAATTCTGTGGGTGGCCTACTAGTATTTGACATCACAAATCGAAGATCTTTTGAACATGTGAAGGACTGGCTGGAAGAAGCAAAAATGCACGTGCAGCCCTTTCAGATTGTGTTCCTGTTAGTAGGACACAAATGCGACTTAGTGTCACAGCGTGAGGTTACtagagaagaggcagaaaaactGTCATCTGACTGTGGTATGAAATATATAGAAACTTCAGCAAAAGATGCCACAAATGTTGAAGAGTCCTTTACAATTCTTACACGAGACATCTATGAACTTGtaaaaaatggagaaatctCAATACAAGATGGATGGGAAGGCGTCAAGAGCGGCTTTGTTCCAAATGTTGTACACTCATCAGAAGAAGCTGTAAAGCCCAGGAGACAGTGCATCTGCTGA